The Fortiea contorta PCC 7126 genome has a segment encoding these proteins:
- a CDS encoding tyrosine-type recombinase/integrase, with translation MSLLAEYGSWSIEIISKQTLVEYLDTLSHLKYTTHHKHQAILQSLFNFAVEQGYIKSNPIRGLKQRPPQREKGEHKSDDTIKYLTPSQLNILYEVTKYDLRMSAIIHLLHRTGCRIGELLALNLSDLDIKNQKFQVLGKGNKQRWCFYSDDAAESLAQYFQYSRHKILTHSLQHNIQSPSKSEGSATI, from the coding sequence TTGAGCTTACTAGCAGAGTATGGAAGTTGGTCAATCGAAATTATCAGTAAGCAAACATTGGTTGAGTATCTAGATACACTCTCACATTTAAAATACACAACCCACCACAAGCATCAAGCAATACTGCAAAGCCTATTTAACTTTGCCGTCGAGCAAGGGTATATAAAATCCAACCCAATTCGGGGATTAAAACAGCGTCCCCCACAACGAGAAAAAGGCGAACATAAAAGCGACGATACAATAAAATACCTAACACCCTCACAGCTAAATATACTCTACGAAGTAACCAAATATGACCTGCGGATGTCTGCAATAATTCATTTATTGCATCGCACAGGATGTAGAATTGGAGAGCTTTTAGCGCTGAATTTATCAGACCTAGATATCAAAAATCAAAAATTTCAGGTATTGGGAAAAGGAAACAAACAACGTTGGTGCTTTTATAGTGATGATGCAGCCGAATCCCTAGCTCAATATTTCCAGTACTCACGCCATAAAATATTAACGCACTCTTTACAGCACAACATCCAGTCACCCTCAAAGAGTGAGGGATCAGCCACCATCTAG
- a CDS encoding DUF4158 domain-containing protein, with amino-acid sequence MTLIDRTAYPKFKQFPNPKELAELYTPQSEEIKFAKSKTKSHEGFLSFMVMLKSFQRLGYFPHPELVPIAVTRHLRSCLKLQDWVKAIPSERQRYTYLQAIRDYLKVKQYDKAGQRLIAALVAEAAQVKDHPADLINVAIEELVKERYELPAFSTLDRLIRHIRSMVNNRLFALCSEGLSINEQIYLDQLLAVTNNELDENATLNLLKSPPKSAKLSGIKLLQSKFDILMTFGDAKRLLQSIAITKVRHFAAQARALDISEFQDINLPKRRTLLLCLLYEAQVNTRDYLVDMFIKRILKIQNNAKQRLQE; translated from the coding sequence ATGACCTTAATTGACCGGACTGCATATCCTAAATTCAAACAATTTCCTAACCCAAAAGAGCTTGCAGAGCTTTATACCCCACAAAGCGAAGAAATTAAGTTTGCAAAGTCCAAAACTAAGAGCCACGAAGGATTTCTTAGTTTTATGGTCATGCTAAAATCCTTCCAACGGCTTGGTTATTTTCCCCACCCCGAATTAGTACCAATTGCGGTTACCCGTCATCTACGGTCGTGTTTAAAGTTACAAGATTGGGTAAAAGCCATTCCATCCGAACGCCAACGCTACACTTATCTTCAGGCGATTCGGGATTATCTGAAAGTCAAACAGTATGATAAGGCAGGTCAAAGATTAATAGCCGCATTAGTTGCAGAAGCTGCCCAGGTAAAAGACCACCCTGCTGATTTAATCAATGTAGCCATTGAAGAATTAGTTAAAGAACGATACGAGTTACCAGCATTTAGTACCCTTGACCGATTAATTCGCCACATTCGTTCAATGGTCAATAATCGCTTGTTTGCACTTTGTTCTGAAGGGCTTTCCATCAACGAGCAGATTTATTTAGACCAATTGCTAGCGGTTACGAATAATGAGCTAGATGAAAATGCCACACTTAATTTACTGAAATCGCCACCTAAAAGTGCCAAACTTAGTGGGATAAAACTCCTACAAAGTAAGTTTGATATTCTTATGACCTTTGGTGATGCCAAGCGACTGCTACAAAGTATTGCTATCACCAAAGTTAGACATTTTGCAGCACAGGCTAGGGCTTTGGATATCTCGGAATTTCAAGATATTAATTTACCCAAACGTCGGACGTTGCTGTTATGTCTATTGTACGAGGCACAAGTTAACACCCGTGATTATCTTGTTGATATGTTTATTAAACGTATCCTCAAGATTCAAAATAATGCTAAACAGCGATTGCAGGAATGA
- a CDS encoding Tn3 family transposase: protein MLNSDCRNEALKFVLENQHKRAKYLPFEIDLDFISSNWRALVVEEIDGTEVLVRQQLEICIFSNLATEFKTGDACVVGSSSYADFREQLLSHAECEPLIEEYCRLFEFPANPDDFVKHLQDKLAQVAFVVDNICAVDKQFTINKDGEPVLKRIPSLAQTNEVEELESKIRALMPERSILEILCNVEHWLNWTRHFGLFSGSEPKISDPAERYIFTTFSYGCNLGPNQMARHSQGAVTSHMISYTNRRHISAAKIEAAIRDIINTYNRFSLPSCWGTGKKAAADGSKFEIYENNLHSEYHIRYGGYGGIAYHHVSDKYIALFTHFITCGVWEAVYILDGLLKNLSDIQPDTLHADTQGQSGPVFAISYLLGIKLMPRIRNWKDLTFVRPSADVTYKYIEPLFKGVVNWNLIKTHWYDMIRVVLSIKAGKVMPSTLLRKLGSYSKKNRLYQAFLELGKVVRTMFLLDYVSNVALRHEITAITNIVEMYNAFLDWVFFGKLGAITENDPIEQEKRLKYLDLVASAVILQNTVDMSLAIQTLMSQGELIPMRHLAAMSPYITRHIKRYGDYVVNLHNIPQPLEAAINLPPEIFET from the coding sequence ATGCTAAACAGCGATTGCAGGAATGAAGCATTAAAGTTCGTGTTAGAAAATCAACACAAACGCGCCAAGTATTTACCTTTTGAGATTGATTTAGATTTTATTAGTAGTAACTGGCGTGCGCTAGTTGTAGAAGAAATTGATGGAACTGAGGTTTTGGTTCGTCAGCAGTTAGAAATTTGCATCTTTTCAAATCTAGCAACTGAATTTAAAACAGGAGATGCGTGTGTTGTGGGTTCATCAAGTTACGCCGATTTCCGCGAACAATTATTGAGTCATGCTGAATGCGAACCTTTGATAGAAGAATACTGTCGCTTATTTGAATTTCCTGCTAACCCAGATGACTTTGTTAAACACCTACAAGATAAATTAGCACAGGTAGCTTTCGTTGTAGATAATATTTGTGCGGTTGATAAACAATTCACTATCAATAAAGACGGAGAACCTGTACTTAAAAGAATCCCATCCCTAGCCCAAACGAATGAAGTGGAAGAATTAGAATCAAAAATTCGGGCTTTGATGCCGGAGCGCAGTATCTTAGAAATCCTTTGTAATGTTGAACATTGGTTGAACTGGACAAGGCATTTTGGTCTATTTTCAGGAAGCGAACCAAAAATATCTGATCCTGCTGAACGTTATATTTTTACTACCTTTAGCTACGGCTGTAATCTTGGCCCTAATCAGATGGCTCGTCATTCCCAAGGTGCAGTGACAAGTCACATGATTTCTTATACAAACCGTCGCCATATTAGTGCTGCCAAAATTGAAGCTGCAATTCGGGATATTATCAATACGTACAACCGTTTTAGTTTACCATCTTGTTGGGGTACAGGTAAAAAGGCTGCTGCTGACGGAAGCAAGTTTGAGATATACGAGAATAATTTACACAGCGAGTATCACATCCGCTACGGCGGTTACGGTGGTATCGCCTATCACCATGTCTCTGATAAATATATTGCTTTGTTTACCCACTTTATCACCTGTGGTGTGTGGGAGGCTGTCTATATTTTGGATGGGCTGTTGAAAAATCTATCAGATATTCAACCTGATACTTTGCACGCAGATACTCAAGGTCAATCTGGGCCTGTGTTTGCTATTTCCTATCTTCTCGGTATCAAATTGATGCCGCGTATCCGTAACTGGAAGGATTTAACTTTTGTTCGCCCCAGCGCAGATGTTACCTACAAGTATATCGAACCGTTGTTTAAGGGCGTGGTCAATTGGAATTTAATCAAGACTCATTGGTATGACATGATACGTGTAGTACTGTCAATTAAGGCAGGTAAGGTGATGCCTTCGACGCTTCTACGTAAGTTGGGTAGCTATAGTAAGAAAAATCGACTTTATCAAGCTTTTCTTGAGTTGGGCAAGGTAGTGCGAACAATGTTTTTGCTCGACTATGTTTCTAATGTGGCTCTTCGGCATGAGATTACAGCGATAACGAATATTGTGGAGATGTACAATGCTTTTCTTGACTGGGTGTTCTTCGGTAAGCTGGGAGCGATTACTGAAAATGATCCTATTGAGCAGGAAAAGCGGCTGAAATATCTTGATTTGGTAGCAAGCGCAGTTATTTTGCAGAATACGGTTGATATGTCGTTGGCTATCCAAACGTTGATGTCACAGGGAGAATTGATTCCCATGCGACACCTTGCAGCAATGAGTCCATACATAACAAGACATATCAAAAGATACGGTGACTATGTGGTGAATTTACACAATATCCCCCAACCATTGGAGGCTGCTATTAATCTTCCACCAGAAATCTTTGAAACGTAG
- a CDS encoding ParM/StbA family protein — MTSAILNAKNWLVQADLLANSGLTDLNAGKDPGAGYGKAIIGDFCIMMPAAYSVVRNRNIYLHETISKDGCWVRYIEGSRKDLKDVQFFWGSAAIAKLDHTLLHDDKAKKAELALESILADLAVLNIPDGMKLSISLSNHNPERWSSEIKRRVQGTHTFQHKHPVTREIVTKTVEIVVTGIYPEGYGSIAYCLFGEASLALEESEIAIALDIGSSTWLGTVFNGNGAVIDQHLIEGGCGQLHSMIAEALDKRNDQISLITKDVKHSPTLVNQGILEGTFTYGGNHLTGKNFEIEYAQCLDEWWSNRIEKFANFVTSGNYLDRAKYLVAWGGGVSLPVVVQNLAELGFVVLENPQFINAFGLKLLTEISTGA, encoded by the coding sequence ATGACTTCCGCTATCTTGAATGCCAAAAATTGGCTTGTTCAAGCAGACTTGCTTGCCAATTCCGGGCTAACTGACCTCAACGCGGGTAAAGACCCTGGTGCAGGGTATGGGAAGGCAATCATAGGTGATTTTTGCATCATGATGCCTGCCGCCTACTCAGTAGTTCGCAACCGTAACATCTACCTTCACGAAACAATTTCAAAAGATGGCTGCTGGGTTCGTTATATCGAAGGTTCACGCAAAGACTTAAAAGATGTTCAATTTTTTTGGGGAAGTGCAGCGATCGCAAAACTTGACCATACCCTACTACATGACGACAAAGCCAAAAAAGCAGAACTGGCATTAGAAAGCATCCTTGCAGACTTAGCAGTTCTCAATATCCCCGACGGTATGAAACTTTCAATCAGCTTGAGTAACCACAACCCAGAACGCTGGTCTTCTGAAATTAAACGCAGAGTGCAAGGTACTCATACCTTCCAGCACAAACACCCCGTAACCCGTGAGATTGTCACCAAGACGGTTGAAATTGTAGTCACAGGCATTTATCCAGAAGGCTATGGGAGCATCGCCTACTGCTTATTTGGGGAAGCCTCATTAGCCCTAGAAGAATCAGAGATTGCTATCGCCCTTGATATCGGTTCATCGACTTGGCTAGGCACAGTTTTTAATGGCAACGGTGCAGTTATAGACCAACATTTGATTGAGGGTGGATGTGGGCAACTGCATTCGATGATTGCAGAAGCTCTCGACAAACGAAACGACCAAATAAGCTTGATTACTAAGGACGTAAAACACTCACCCACATTAGTTAATCAAGGGATTTTAGAAGGCACTTTTACATACGGAGGTAATCACCTTACAGGCAAGAATTTTGAAATTGAATATGCCCAATGTTTGGATGAATGGTGGTCGAATCGCATTGAAAAATTCGCTAACTTTGTTACTTCTGGCAACTATTTAGACCGTGCAAAATACTTGGTTGCTTGGGGCGGTGGTGTCTCCCTGCCAGTAGTGGTTCAAAATCTTGCTGAATTGGGATTCGTGGTTTTAGAAAATCCTCAATTCATCAATGCTTTTGGCTTAAAGCTATTAACAGAAATATCCACAGGAGCTTAA
- a CDS encoding Hpt domain-containing protein yields MPAQKTQSKKQPPSEMIRVPVALKEAVRELSRLHRQGRTTELLQGIQELVTKLDSTADIDSNASIQQLSERVAQLESRLESGSTDELLPELATISLRVEQLEKAYNQLIIYLNSKSKPRQSSSRYYTGQGEVKIDTYTPQNLAKRLGVDKDTLSQKRITAKKPEEFISWSRGRDPSGLGWSYNPESGLYHPVR; encoded by the coding sequence ATGCCCGCACAGAAAACTCAAAGCAAAAAACAGCCGCCAAGCGAGATGATCCGCGTCCCCGTTGCCTTAAAAGAGGCTGTACGGGAGTTGTCACGGTTACACAGGCAGGGGCGCACAACTGAGTTACTGCAAGGCATCCAAGAATTAGTTACCAAACTTGATAGCACTGCTGATATCGATAGCAATGCTTCAATACAGCAGTTGTCAGAACGGGTAGCCCAACTAGAATCACGCTTAGAGTCAGGCTCTACCGATGAGTTGCTTCCGGAACTGGCGACTATAAGCTTACGCGTAGAGCAGCTAGAGAAGGCGTATAACCAACTGATTATCTACCTCAATAGCAAGAGTAAACCCAGGCAATCATCCTCACGGTACTACACTGGACAAGGTGAGGTAAAGATAGATACTTATACACCCCAAAATCTAGCAAAGCGTTTGGGCGTTGATAAAGACACCCTTTCCCAGAAGAGAATTACAGCAAAAAAGCCGGAGGAGTTTATTAGCTGGAGCAGGGGACGCGACCCTAGCGGGTTGGGTTGGAGCTATAACCCAGAAAGTGGGCTTTATCATCCAGTGAGATAG
- a CDS encoding tyrosine-type recombinase/integrase, whose amino-acid sequence MNPIHPENLSVLENSLALAIGEDFSLENDPDVIQQLIGDKRSPNTKREYQKDLKDFFLFVAKKEPSRDLVLEFLHLEQRHAVAVVLKYKAHLIKKKLAEATVNRRLSAIKSMVAMGRRLGVCNFSLDDVKGERVETYRDTTGIPATDYAQVIALVDQNTQKGKRDYAILRLLWDNGLRRNEIVNLNVHDFNAKDKTLSILGKGKGSQKEVLDLSDKTALAIAGWIKASKKKRGSDPLFTVLAYHKNGARLTGEAIRRLVDGLCKQAGITKKMSPHRVRHSAITTVLDLNNGNYRATQRFSRHAQVQTVLKYDDNRQRLQKQMSDSISELI is encoded by the coding sequence ATGAACCCCATTCACCCTGAAAATCTGAGTGTTTTAGAAAATTCGCTGGCGTTGGCGATCGGGGAAGATTTTTCCTTAGAGAATGATCCTGATGTAATTCAGCAGCTGATTGGGGATAAGCGATCGCCCAACACCAAGCGCGAATACCAGAAAGACTTAAAAGATTTCTTCTTGTTTGTTGCCAAAAAAGAACCTAGCCGGGACTTAGTGTTAGAGTTTCTTCACCTAGAACAGCGTCACGCTGTCGCTGTGGTTCTCAAGTACAAGGCACACCTCATCAAGAAAAAACTGGCTGAAGCTACGGTGAATCGTCGGCTCAGTGCAATCAAGTCGATGGTGGCAATGGGGCGGCGGTTGGGTGTGTGCAATTTCTCTTTAGATGATGTCAAAGGTGAAAGGGTCGAAACCTACCGCGACACTACAGGAATTCCGGCGACTGACTATGCTCAAGTTATAGCACTGGTTGACCAGAACACCCAAAAGGGCAAGCGCGATTATGCTATTCTGCGGTTACTTTGGGATAATGGCTTGCGTCGCAATGAGATTGTCAATCTAAATGTGCATGACTTTAACGCCAAAGACAAAACGCTCTCTATTCTAGGTAAAGGCAAGGGTAGCCAAAAGGAAGTGCTTGACTTATCGGATAAAACAGCATTGGCGATCGCCGGTTGGATTAAAGCTTCTAAGAAAAAACGTGGCAGTGACCCGCTTTTTACAGTGCTGGCCTATCACAAAAATGGCGCGAGATTAACTGGAGAGGCAATTAGGCGATTGGTGGATGGGTTATGTAAGCAAGCCGGAATTACTAAGAAGATGTCGCCCCATCGTGTCCGCCACAGTGCGATTACTACAGTATTGGATCTTAATAATGGCAACTACCGTGCTACTCAACGTTTCAGCAGACACGCTCAAGTGCAGACGGTACTGAAATATGATGATAACCGCCAGCGTTTGCAAAAGCAGATGAGTGATTCAATATCAGAATTGATTTAG
- a CDS encoding GUN4 domain-containing protein, translated as MDANLDLAEKIWIQVLATTQGRDMEAINALQQIAVTRVEKQRPNQPAKPDEDDLSSEADIDYKPLRDLLKAQRWGEADLATLGMMFMAANCEEGCLDEESLRHFPCTDLQTINRLWVKYSNGQFGFSVQKRIYLTCGGKPDYRHDERVWEKFGNYVGWRNKNTWLYYRDLIFSNEAPLGHFPVLAYLTVWYAVESGDEAIGWVPTHIALLVQKLVRCNISY; from the coding sequence TTGGATGCAAATTTGGATCTGGCAGAGAAAATTTGGATTCAGGTATTAGCTACTACACAAGGACGAGATATGGAGGCGATCAATGCTCTCCAACAAATTGCGGTAACGAGAGTAGAAAAGCAAAGACCAAATCAGCCAGCAAAACCGGATGAAGATGATCTGAGTTCTGAAGCAGATATTGATTACAAGCCGCTACGAGACTTATTAAAGGCACAACGATGGGGAGAGGCTGATTTGGCAACTTTAGGGATGATGTTCATGGCTGCAAATTGTGAAGAAGGTTGCCTTGATGAGGAAAGTCTTAGACATTTCCCCTGTACCGATTTGCAGACAATTAATCGTCTATGGGTAAAATATAGCAATGGTCAGTTTGGATTCAGTGTCCAGAAAAGAATTTATTTAACTTGCGGTGGCAAGCCTGATTACAGGCATGATGAGCGTGTTTGGGAAAAGTTTGGCAATTACGTAGGATGGAGAAATAAAAACACCTGGCTTTACTATAGAGATTTGATCTTTAGCAATGAAGCACCCTTGGGACATTTTCCTGTACTAGCATATCTTACAGTTTGGTATGCAGTAGAGTCAGGAGATGAGGCTATAGGTTGGGTTCCTACTCATATTGCATTGCTTGTGCAGAAACTTGTACGTTGTAACATTAGCTATTAA
- a CDS encoding CHAT domain-containing protein, translating to MLVKGLRIHIAGSANSSIDLNILRYAHELVAELVKTLLIEGAMFITGVGKEPLLIPDDCNSLPIIFDWTALSVIHDCLQQGLVSTSDFPERLVYTTGTSKTESQIPDYRRDLWEFLQDKDAVEINFLKVGLASAALRRERQVPRGDILIIIGGGEGVEHLAYLYMEDNKPVIPLDLQIGSSCNDGSGGGSRLAMEMRGEPHRFVHISDASVIGSLVAGLTTRQGKRPVKEVVRGIIKLIQALDSHSTNKQIEPSTLMQKILILTAIPHGLRLDKEIREIEEAIRRATNRDLFEIRIRTAVRPQDIRRAIAEEQPQIVHFCGHGLSDGSLLLEDDGGNDKPVSPEGLASLFKLHADYVNCVLLNACHSEKTAIAISQYINYVIGMNQPIEDKAAIAFAQGFYDGLGYKNSGEQDVFQRAFDEGMVAIQMENILQGSIPVLKKKL from the coding sequence ATGTTGGTCAAAGGACTGCGAATTCATATTGCGGGTAGTGCAAATTCAAGCATAGATTTAAATATCCTTCGTTATGCCCATGAGTTAGTTGCGGAACTGGTAAAGACACTGTTAATAGAGGGAGCAATGTTTATCACAGGCGTTGGTAAAGAACCTCTCTTAATACCAGATGACTGTAATTCACTGCCAATCATTTTTGATTGGACTGCACTGAGTGTCATACATGACTGTTTGCAGCAAGGGCTAGTCAGTACCTCTGATTTTCCAGAACGTTTAGTATATACAACAGGGACAAGTAAGACAGAAAGCCAAATTCCCGATTACCGACGCGATTTATGGGAATTCCTCCAAGATAAAGATGCAGTTGAAATAAATTTTCTTAAGGTAGGTTTGGCATCAGCCGCCTTACGTCGAGAACGTCAAGTGCCACGAGGAGATATCCTCATCATTATTGGTGGAGGGGAAGGAGTCGAACACTTGGCTTACTTATACATGGAAGATAACAAACCTGTTATTCCCCTTGACCTCCAAATTGGCTCTAGCTGTAATGATGGCAGTGGAGGAGGTTCACGTTTAGCAATGGAAATGCGTGGAGAACCTCATCGTTTCGTCCATATTTCTGATGCCAGTGTTATTGGCAGTCTGGTTGCTGGTTTAACCACCCGTCAAGGCAAAAGACCTGTAAAAGAAGTAGTACGAGGTATTATAAAGTTAATCCAAGCTCTAGACTCTCACAGTACTAACAAACAAATAGAACCATCTACATTGATGCAAAAAATCTTGATTTTAACAGCAATTCCTCATGGGCTACGTTTGGATAAAGAAATTCGAGAAATTGAAGAAGCTATACGACGAGCTACAAATCGAGATTTATTTGAAATTCGCATTAGGACTGCTGTACGTCCTCAAGATATCCGTCGTGCTATTGCAGAAGAACAGCCTCAAATCGTTCATTTTTGTGGACATGGTTTGTCAGATGGCAGCTTGCTATTAGAGGATGATGGGGGAAATGATAAACCTGTCTCTCCAGAAGGTTTAGCATCACTATTTAAGTTACACGCTGATTATGTTAACTGTGTGCTGCTCAATGCCTGTCATTCAGAAAAAACTGCTATAGCAATTAGCCAATATATTAATTATGTAATTGGCATGAATCAACCAATTGAAGACAAAGCAGCAATTGCATTTGCTCAAGGCTTTTATGATGGGTTGGGTTATAAAAACTCAGGTGAGCAAGATGTGTTTCAACGAGCTTTTGATGAAGGTATGGTTGCCATTCAAATGGAAAATATCTTACAAGGATCAATACCAGTTTTGAAAAAAAAACTTTAG
- a CDS encoding CBASS oligonucleotide cyclase: protein MGSSGGSYSWSSSSSSEDISQMLKRAGESTDTSSYNAEVNSLLQGALKEFNDRDVEATQQHLSVLKEVIESEIENSVDLLFGGSIRKNTFINGLSDVDTLVLVNNTSLENKSPQEVLDYFAQRIQQRLPNTDVSVGKLAVTVRYSDGQEIQVLPAIRTASGLRISNPETGKWSNVVRPDSFARKLTAVNKEFSGKVVPTIKLFKAVVKDILPTGLKISGYHAESLAIEAFKNYQGSRTYKDMLTHLCREATNLVKSPIKDKTGQSLHVDDSLGEANSQARTRISAYLERLTKKIEASDKLKSKEQWQEWFGD, encoded by the coding sequence ATGGGTAGCAGTGGTGGAAGTTATAGCTGGTCTTCTAGTAGTTCCTCAGAAGACATCAGCCAAATGCTCAAACGTGCAGGTGAAAGCACAGATACTTCCTCTTATAACGCAGAAGTCAACAGTCTACTTCAAGGTGCATTAAAGGAATTTAATGATAGAGATGTAGAGGCTACTCAGCAGCATTTAAGTGTTCTTAAGGAAGTGATTGAGTCAGAAATAGAAAATAGCGTTGACTTATTATTTGGTGGCTCAATTCGTAAAAATACATTCATCAACGGTTTGAGTGACGTAGATACATTAGTACTCGTTAACAACACGTCTTTAGAAAATAAATCTCCTCAAGAAGTTTTAGACTACTTTGCACAGCGAATTCAACAAAGACTTCCTAATACTGATGTTTCTGTAGGTAAACTAGCTGTAACAGTCCGTTATTCAGATGGACAAGAAATCCAAGTTTTACCAGCCATAAGAACTGCAAGTGGTTTAAGAATTTCTAATCCAGAAACAGGTAAATGGAGTAATGTAGTACGTCCTGATTCATTTGCTCGTAAGCTCACTGCTGTTAATAAAGAATTCTCTGGTAAAGTTGTGCCAACAATCAAACTTTTTAAGGCAGTTGTTAAAGATATTCTGCCTACAGGACTAAAGATATCTGGCTACCACGCAGAATCACTAGCTATTGAAGCCTTCAAAAACTACCAGGGAAGCAGAACATATAAAGATATGCTGACACATCTTTGTCGTGAAGCAACCAATCTTGTCAAATCACCAATTAAAGATAAAACAGGGCAATCACTACACGTAGATGACTCATTAGGAGAAGCAAATAGTCAGGCAAGAACTCGTATATCAGCTTATTTGGAAAGATTAACGAAGAAAATCGAGGCAAGCGATAAGTTAAAGTCTAAAGAACAATGGCAAGAGTGGTTTGGGGATTAG
- a CDS encoding 7-cyano-7-deazaguanine synthase translates to MPQSDAQVNLLLGGGIDSAALIAFYISRGSTVQGIHFNYNQPSFEGERCAVLALAQYYNISLNTIDLGLKIACTQGEYHCRNATLLLSSASILSTKQGRFAIGIHAGTSYYDCSKEFLEDIQRIFNGYFSGSVQIEAPFIEFTKKDIFKYCKNAKVPINITFSCERRGDIPCGECPSCLDRRALDESFRYL, encoded by the coding sequence ATGCCTCAATCGGACGCACAAGTCAATTTACTACTTGGGGGAGGTATAGATTCCGCAGCGTTAATCGCTTTCTACATTTCACGCGGTTCAACTGTCCAGGGTATCCACTTTAACTACAACCAACCCAGCTTTGAAGGAGAACGCTGTGCAGTCCTAGCATTGGCTCAATATTACAATATCTCCCTTAATACAATTGACTTGGGATTGAAAATTGCCTGCACTCAAGGAGAATACCATTGTCGCAACGCAACCTTACTGCTATCATCTGCCAGCATTCTTTCTACTAAGCAGGGCAGATTTGCTATAGGAATTCATGCCGGAACATCTTATTACGATTGCTCCAAAGAATTTTTAGAAGATATTCAACGAATTTTTAATGGTTATTTTTCTGGTTCGGTTCAAATAGAAGCTCCATTTATAGAATTCACCAAAAAAGATATTTTCAAATATTGTAAAAACGCAAAAGTGCCAATAAATATTACGTTTAGTTGCGAACGTCGAGGTGATATTCCCTGTGGAGAATGCCCATCATGTTTAGATAGGAGAGCATTGGATGAGAGTTTCAGATACCTGTAA
- a CDS encoding type I restriction enzyme endonuclease domain-containing protein, with protein MASNVTNDCTVKESVKANLRRLVKRLLRKYGYPPEKQEKATVKVLQQAEYCVEIRRRE; from the coding sequence ATCGCCAGCAACGTCACCAATGACTGTACTGTGAAAGAGAGTGTCAAAGCGAACCTGCGAAGGCTAGTCAAGCGTCTGCTGCGGAAATATGGCTACCCACCAGAGAAGCAGGAGAAGGCAACGGTGAAAGTGCTGCAACAGGCTGAGTATTGTGTAGAGATTAGGCGGCGTGAGTAG